One Aegilops tauschii subsp. strangulata cultivar AL8/78 chromosome 7, Aet v6.0, whole genome shotgun sequence genomic window carries:
- the LOC141027297 gene encoding uncharacterized protein — protein sequence MWEQHPELNQFVDSTWSSKPMGETAVELHAKLKDLGEHLQTWDRYTFGSVKKEIKQLVRQLEILKNVPGRRGPSHLEIKVTDRLVEPYKREEILQRQRSRVDWLTHEDKNTKYFQQRASMRRRKNKITSLARSDGQLTDDAAELEAMKTQFYTNLYTSEGVSNMEEVLDSVPRKVTDDMRAMLDAKYTEEEVKTALYQMFPMKSPGPDGFTAHFFQRHWGYAVRRSPRLFLKSLKDMRVQKALIRLTWS from the coding sequence ATGTGGGAGCAGCATCCAGAACTGAATCAGTTTGTCGACAGTACATGGAGTAGTAAGCCGATGGGAGAGACAGCAGTAGAGCTACATGCAAAACTCAAGGATCTGGGCGAACATCTGCAGACTTGGGACAGGTACACTTTTGGTAGTGTTAAAAAAGAGATCAAGCAACTAGTACGTCAGTTGGAGATTCTAAAAAATGTACCGGGACGGAGGGGGCCAAGTCACTTGGAAATTAAAGTCACAGATCGTCTTGTTGAACCGTACAAGAGGGAAGAAATACTTCAGAGACAGAGATCGAGGGTGGACTGGCTCACCCATGAagacaaaaatacaaaatactTTCAGCAACGGGCGTCGATGCGACGGAGGAAGAACAAGATCACATCTCTAGCCAGGTCCGACGGGCAATTGACTGATGATGCAGCCGAGCTGGAAGCTATGAAGACGCAGTTCTATACAAACTTGTACACGTCAGAGGGAGTTTCAAACATGGAAGAAGTTTTAGATTCAGTCCCTCGAAAGGTTACAGATGACATGCGAGCCATGTTGGACGCTAAGTACACGGAAGAGGAGGTCAAGACGGCCCTGTATCAAATGTTTCCAATGAAATCACCGGGTCCCGATGGGTTTACAGCGCATTTTTTTCAAAGGCATTGGGGGTATGCGGTGCGGAGGTCACCGCGGCTGTTCTTAAAATCATTGAAGGACATGAGAGTGCAGAAAGCATTAATCAGACTTACTTGGTCCTGA